Genomic window (Flavobacteriales bacterium):
GTGAGGATCTCTGCATCATAACTGCTCAGCCCGAATTCCTTCGTGTACTTCGCCCGCAGTTCGCGCGGCAGCGGCGGCATGGTTTTTCGTACCGCTTCTTTCTTCGCCTCGCTCACTGTCAATGGCTGGATGTCCGGTTCGGGGAAGTAACGATAATCATGGGCCATCTCCTTGCTGCGCAACGAGGTGGTAATGCCTTTGGCCGCATCGAAATTGCGCGTCTCCATGCTGATCGTACCGCCCGCGTCCAACACTTCGGACTGCCGCTGCGCCTCGAATTCGATCGCGCGCTGCACGTTCTTGAAGCTGTTCATGTTCTTCACCTCGGTGCGCGTGCCGAATTCCTTGGAACCCTTGGGCCGGAGGCTGATGTTGGCGTCGCAGCGCAGGCTGCCTTCTTCCATATTGCCGTCGCAGATGTCCAGGTAGCGCACGAGACGGCGCACTTCCACTAAGTAGTCGTAGGCTTCCTGGGAAGAGCGCATCACCGGCTCGCTCACGATCTCCACCAGCGGCACGCCGGCGCGGTTCAGGTCGATCAAGGTGTTGAAGGGGTCCACGTCGTGAATGCTCTTACCCGCGTCCTCCTCCATGTGGATGCGCGTTAGCTCAATGGCTTTCTCACTGCCATCGGACATGGTGATGGTGATGGTTCCACCGGTGCAGATCGGTGTGGTATCCTGAGTGATCTGGTAGCCCTTGGGCAGATCGGGGTAGAAGTAGTTCTTGCGGGCATAGTGCATGCGCGGCGCGATGGTGCATCCACAGGCCAGCCCCAGCTTGATCGCATGGTCGATCACGGCAGCATTCGGCACCGGTAAGGTTCCGGGCAGTCCGAGCGTCACCGGACCCACCAAGGTATTGGGGCGGTCGCCGTACGCATTGGGGTCGCTGGAATACGCCTTGCTCTTGGTGAGCAGCTGCGCATGGACCTCCAGGCCCACCACCAGCTCCCATTTTTCGCTCCAATGCGGGGCGTTGATCACGGCTTCCTTGTTTTCAGGCTTCATCATCCACCGTCTCTTTTCGGTCCGGTATTAGGGCCACAAAGGTGCGACAGGTTCGGTGACTTCATCGGTCCGGACCAACACGGTCGAGACCACTTCAGACCCATATTTCAGATCAGCGGCCATCAGCCCTTTCAGCGTCATCTGCGTTCCATTCGGCTTCAGCTCCCCGCTACCATCTCCCGCATGATCAGCGTCAAGCTCGGCTCGGCCTTCTCCGCCACGCGCTGTACCATCTCGTGGGTGGTCTTCTCGATCCGGCCCTCCACGCCCATGTCGGTGATCACGCTCATGGCGAAGCATGGCAGGCCCATTTGCCGCGCGGCGATCACCTCCGGGACGGTGCTCATACCCACGGCATCACCGCCGATGATCCGCACGTAACGGTATTCCGCAGGCGTCTCCAAAGTGGGACCGGTGAGCCCGACGTAGGTGCCGGTGCGCACAAGGATGTTGTTGGCCTTGGCGATGCCTTGTGCGCGGGCGATCATGGCATGGTCGTAGGGCTCGCTCATGTCCGGGAAGCGTGGCCCGAACTCGTCGATGTTGGCACCGATCAGCGGGTTCGGGAAGAGGCAGATATGGTCGTTCAGGATCATCAGGTCGCCGGTCTCGAATCCGGCGTTCACGCCGCCGCAGGCGTTGCTGACGAACAGCCGCTTGATGCCCAGCAGCTTCATCACCCGCACGGGTAGGATCACCTCGGGCATGGTCCAACCCTCGTAGTAGTGGAATCGGCCCTGCATGGCAACCACCGGTTTTCCGCCCAGCAGGCCGAAGAGCAGCTTGCCGGGATGGCCCTGCACGGTGCTCACGGGGAATTCAGGGATGTCGGAGTACGCGATGCTGTGCTTCACATCGATCTCCTTGCCCAGTCCACTGAGGCCAGTGCCAAGGATGATGCCCGTTTCCGGAGTGAAGCCCGCAGTGGCTTTTTTCAAGTGGTCAGCGATGCGTTGGATGCGTTGCAACATGGGATCGGATCAAGGCCTCGAAGGCGTGTGGTTGATTGAGGATGACGGCGCGGATGCCGATCACTGCGATGGGAAGGTCTTCCAGCGGGCCGGAAATAAGCGCAGTGCCCAAGCGTGCCGAGTCCTTTTCCGTGGTGATCAACGTTTTTTGGCCGGTCGCGAAGCTACTGAAAACCCGCGCCACCTTGGCCTCGTCCCCGGCGGTGAAGGCATGATGGTCTCCAAAGGCCATGTGCCGAACGGTCCCGAAGAGCGATCTGACATGCGTTTCTAACGGCGTGGCGTCCGCGATGCCCGTGACCAACAGCGCGGCCGCACTGGGGCCGGTCGGCACGGTCATCGTGCTATCGATCAGTGATCGTGGATCTTCATGTTCCAAGCCACTGAAGAAGAGCTGTTGCTCGTCCCGCAGCCCCAATTCCTTCCGCCAGCGGAATTGTTCGTCCGGCGTTGGCAACGTCGGGCATTTCGTCACGATCACCGCATCGGCCTGTCGTGCGCGATGGGGCAGGTCGCGCAAGTTTCCGGCGGGCAGCAGATGGTCCTTGCTCCAAGGGCGCTGCCAAGTGGTCAGCACGATGTTCAGTCCGGCCTTGAGGGCCCGGTGTTGCAGTGCGTCATCGAGAACAACAGCACGGACATCGGGCACCCGTTGCACGATCTCCTTCACGCTGGCCACGCGGTCCGCCCCCACGAACACGTGCACGCCGCTGAACTTGCGTTTCAGCATCAAGGGTTCATCGCCCACGGCACGGGCATCATCCATGCGTTCCACTTCGGCGAAGCCCGTGCCGGTCCTTCCATAACCACGGCTCAGTGTGGCCAATGGCATTGATGGTGCATCCTTGTGTTGGTCCAGCAATGTGCGCAGCACCAGTTCCACGTGCGGGGTCTTGCCGGTGCCGCCCAAGGCGATGTTGCCGATCACGATGGTGGGAATTTCCGGGATGGTGGACCTGCATGTCCCGCTATCGAACAGACCGTGCCGTGCATGCAACACCAAGGCATAGAGCCATGAAAAGGGGAGCAATAACAGGCGGAGAGCGGACATGGCGCTCAAAGATGAGGGTTGTCTGTTGAAGACAGGGGAGTTCAGGATCTCCCATGCAAAGCCAAGTGCCCTGTGGCTTGGTACCTTGCCGACCGGAACAACGCGCATGAGGATCAAAGAAATAATTCGGGCACTGGAGCAATGGGCACCGCCTGTCCTCCAAGAGGAATATGACAACTGCGGCCTGCAAACGGGCGATCCGGAGGCAGAGGTGGGCGAGGCGCTCCTCACCTTGGATTGCACGGAAGAAGTGGTGGCCGAGGCCGTCCGGAACAAGTGCGGGCTCATAATCGCGCACCATCCGGTGATCTTCAAGGGGATCAAGTCCTTGACGGGCCGTAATGATGTGGAACGCACGCTGCTCGCCGCGATCCGCGCTAACGTGGCCATCTATGCCATCCACACCAACTTGGACAATGTGATCGACGGGGTGAACGGCGAGATCGCAGACCGCCTCGGCCTGAAACCGTTGCATGTGTTGGATCCCAAGCCGGGGCAACTGTGCAAACTGGCGGTTTTCGTGCCCCGTGAACATGCCGATACCGTGCGTGACGCCATGTTCGCCGTTGGAGCCGGGCATGTCGGCGCCTACGATGAGTGCAGCTTCAACGTGGAAGGAACGGGCACGTTCAGGGCGGGGGAGAGCGCTAGGCCTTTCGTAGGGACGAAAGGGGAGCGGCATGGCGAAGCGGAAGTGCGCGTGGAGGTGTTGTGCCCGGCCACTAGGGAGCAGGCCGTGGTGGAGGCCTTGCGGGCAGCCCATCCATACGAAGAAGTGGCCTATGACCTGTATCCGTTGGCCAACCTGCATCAGGGCATCGGAAGCGGTTTGCTTGGGGAATGGGACGAGCCGTTGGAGGAAGTGGCGTTCCTGGAAAAGCTGAAGGCAGTTTGCGGGCCACCGGCCATACGACACACCACCCTCACCGGGAAGCCCGTGAAGCGGGTGGCCCTTTGCGGCGGCTCAGGGGCCTTTCTCATCGGCAAGGCCATGGCCGCCGGGGCGGACGCCTATGTGACAGGGGACGTGAAGTACCACGAGTTTTTCCTGCCGGAAGGCCGGATGCTGCTGGCCGACATCGGGCACTTCGAGAGCGAACAATTCACCCCCCACCTGATCCAGAGCAGGTTGGCCGGAATTCTGCCTACCTTTGCGACCCGTTTATCAAAAACGGGCACCAATCCCATCCACTTTTTTTGACCATGGCAAAAAGCGCAACGAAGACCGCTGAGAAGGAGGTGAAGGCACCAAAGGCCGCAACCAAGGCCGAGAATGCCGTCGCGGGGAAACTCATCGACCTCTACCGGCTCCAGCATTTCGATTCGCTGGTGGACAAGATCCAGACCCAGCGTGGTGAACTGCCCTTGGAGGTGCAGGACCTGGAGGATGAGGTGGCCGGTCTTGAGACCCGTATGAACAAGCTGACCGAGGATCTCAAGGAAGCCGAGACCGCGGTGAGCGACAAGAACAACTTCATCAAGGATGCCAAGGCGAGCATCAAGAAGTACGAGGCCCAACAGGCCAAGGTGCGGAACAACAGGGAGTACGATTCCCTGAGCAAGGAGATCGAGTTCCAGAACCTGGAGATCCAACTTGCCGAAAAGCGCATCAAGGAGGGCAAGTACGCCATTGAGACCAAGGGCACCGTGGTGGAAGAAAGCAAGAAACTCTACAAGGAGCGGAAGAAGGACCTGGACCTGAAAAAAAAGGAACTGGACGACATAATCGCTGAGACCGAGAAGGAGGAGAAGGACCTGACCAAGAAGAGCGAGGCTGCTGCCAAAGCGATAGAAGAGCGCCTGCTGAAGGCATATCGCCGCATCCGTGGCAATGCCCGCAATGGCTTGTCGGTCGTACACATGGAGCGCGGTTCCTGCGGGGGCTGTTTCAATGCCATCCCGCCCCAGCGCCAATTGGACATCGCCAGCCACAAGAAGATCATCGTTTGTGAGCACTGTGGCCGCATCCTTGTTGACGAGTCCATCGTGGACGAGGTCAACGGGACCAAGTGATCATACTCCGATAACATTGAAAAAGCCTCCCGACAAGGAGGCTTTTTCAATATCCGGGGTCCGCACCAAGCTCTATCGTCGCTTAAGGCCGGAAGGCGAACGTGAGCATCCCGCGGCTGTCCGTCAGACGTTCAAGCACGGGGGCCACCAATGCCGGGTCGTACGGGTAGTAGTTGATGTCCCGGGTGCCATAGATACCGGTGAGGTCGATGCTCACGTGTTTCGTGCGGAAGCCCAGGCCGGCCGTGTAGCGCATATAGGAAGTGCCTTGCCGGGCATCATTATCCGCATAGGCATCGGGCCAAATGCCCCAACCTCCGCGGAAATACCAAGAACCTGAACGCCATTCCGTCCCCACGCGCACGCTATGGGTCGAACGGAAGTCGTCATGGATCGCGTCGTTCTCCGAGCTGAAATCATAGGAGCTGAGCCCGTCGATGCTTTTGTTCAGCCGGGCTTGCCGGAAATTCGTGAATCCGTAGTCGATGCTCACCAGTCCATGTTGGCCAACGATGTAGGCGGCGGAGGCCAGGACGTTCCAAGGCGTGCGCACCCTGTAGTTGAAAGCGCCGTCCGGTGAGTCCTTGATATATCGAGAATCACCATTGGTATCGGGCGTTCGGAAATTGGTGGTCATGGTATAGGAGTACGCATCGCTGAGCTGTAGCCATTTGGGACTGTGGAAGGCGAGGCCCAAGCGCAGGTGGCCGCCCACCCGGCCGATCACGCCCAACTTCAGGTCCAGACCGCTCCCGGTGGTCAAGAGCCTTTGGGTGTAGTTCAGGTCCTTCAGGTCCAGTGCAGTGTCCAAGGTGGTTTCCGAGTGTGAGGTCTCCCGCTCATAACGCACACCTACCAAGCCCAGCGTTGCGCCGATGTAGAGCCGGTCCATGTAGTTGGCGGCATAGAAGAAGTTCGTGGTATTGAGGCGCCCCGCAGTTCTGATGGAATGCTCCTGACGGGTATCGCTTCCGAACGGGATCGCACTGGTATATGAGCTGGGCAATGAATCGTTCGGATCCAGCGGGTTGATACCATAGGTTTCCCACGCAAGGTTACTGGTCCAACCATAAGCATCCGCCAATTTATTGGATGGCGTTCCATTGGCCTCGTTCACGAAACGCTGGAGAATGGTGCTCGGCACCTGTTCGCCCGCGGCATGTTCGTTCCAGTGGTAGCTGGCCTGCCGGTCGAAGGAGATCCCGAACACGCCACCACGCCAGTCCCCGCCCTTCTTGTCGGGATAGCTGAGGATGAGGGAGATGTTGTTCAAGCTGAAGCGGTTGTCGTTGTCGGAAGCACTCGTTCCGTAATAGTTCGCTTTGGCGTTGTTCACCTCGAACTGAGGTGTCAAGGAGATCTCACTGGTGTTGTATAATCCGAAGCCGGCCGGGTTGGTAGAGGCACTGCCCGGGTCCGCTCCCACGGCACCGATGGCCCCGCCCAAGGCCCAACTGCGCGCGGTCCCCCCTGGGAGCAGGTTGGAGAAGCGTAGCGCATCCTCCTCATTCTGGCCAAAGACCCCCTGTCCTCCACAGAAAAGAAGGATGCCGGTCAAAAGAAAGGAACGGAGCTGGGACATGTACATGCTGAGAATTCTTAACGGGGTCGGGGGCTGGCAATGGTGCCGCCACCACCGCCGTTAGAGCCGCCACCGGAGCGGGAAGGGCTGCTGATCCCGGAGTCCCAATTGCGGGAAGGCCGGCTGTCATTCTCCTTGTTGATTATACTGGAATTTGTACGGGGTGCGACGGTGCGCCCTGACCTGGCAGGAGTGGACCGGTCGTTGTTGTATGAAGAACTCCGCGATGGGTTGGAATCAAGTAGTCCGGCCGGATTTCGCATCATACGCGGTGCATTGGGCGCGTTGATGCTATAGGATCCGGAGGTAGTGGACGGACGGTGGGAATACGTCACGTTGCCATATCCGGTGGGTTCATAACAGCCGTAGCAGCCGCCCCATGGGCTTTGGTAGGGGCCGTAGCCGGAACCGTAGCCACCATATCCGTAGCCGTAATTGCCATAGCCGTAGTATCCGTATGGATCGTAGCCGCTCATCCAGCTATTGCCCCAGTATGGGTTATAACCGTATCCGGTGCCATATCCGGTACTGTACCCGATGCTCATGCTTCCGAACGTTGTCGGCCAGCCATAGCTGAGGCCCATGCCATAACTCGGTCCGTAGCTGCCGATGCCCGTCCCGAAGCCGAAGCGCCCATAGTTGTAGTAGTACGGGTCGTTGTAGGTCATGTCATAGTAGTCGCGATCAGCGCTATTTGCATTGTGTGACTCGGAGGGGTTGTAGTAATCATCCGAACTGCTCCGGTCCTGGGCAGAACGTTCCTCTGCAGCCTTGGCCACCATGGCCTGCCGGTCAGGAATGTCATACACGTCGTCCCTGGAGGATGCGGTTTCGCGCAACGATCCGCATGCGGAGAGCAGCAGGAGCAACGGGAGCAGGGAGGTGATGGTCTTCATGGCAATGGAGGCGTTGGTTCAAGGGGGAGCAGAGACCTTACTTTCGCCGCTCCTCAACAAGGAACAAAAATAATACCACAAAAGCGCCTCGCATGAGCGATCAACTCACCAAACGTGAAACGGACTATGCACAATGGTATAACGACCTGGTGCTGAAGGCGGACCTCGCCGAGCACAGCGACGTGCGCGGCTGCATGGTGATCAAGCCGCACGGCTATGCCATCTGGGAGAAGATGCAGGGCGCGTTGGACGCCATGTTCAAGGCCACGGGCCACGTGAACGCCTACTTCCCGCTGTTCATCCCCAAGAGTTATCTCGCCAAGGAAGCCAGTCATGTGGAAGGCTTCGCCAAAGAGTGTGCCGTTGTGACGCATTACCGCCTGAAAAGCGACCCGGTGCACGGCATCATCGTGGATCCGGAGGCGAAATTGGAGGAAGAGCTGATCGTTCGTCCCACCAGCGAGACCATCATCTGGAACACCTACCGCGGTTGGATCAAGAGCTACCGCGACCTGCCGTTGTTGATCAACCAATGGGCCAACGTGGTGCGCTGGGAGTTGCGCACGCGGCTTTTCCTGCGCACGGCCGAGTTCCTGTGGCAGGAAGGCCACACCGCCCATGCCACCCAGCAGGAGGCCGAGGAGGAAGCGCGCCGGATGCTGGACGTCTACGCCACCTTTGCCGAGGAATGGCTCGCCATGCCCGTGATCAAGGGTGTGAAAACACCGAGCGAGCGATTTGCAGGCGCGATCGACACCTATTGCATCGAAGCCTTGATGCAGGACGGCAAAGCGCTCCAAGCGGGCACCTCGCATTTCCTCGGCCAGAATTTCGCCAAGGCCTTCGACGTGCTGTTCACCAACAAGGACAACAAGCAGGAATACGTGTGGGCCAGCAGTTGGGGCGTGAGCACCCGCCTGATGGGCGCCTTGATCATGACCCACAGCGACGACCATGGTCTGGTGCTCCCACCGAAGCTGGCTCCGGTGCAGGTGGCCATCGTGCCCATCGCCAAGAACGGCGAACAGCTCGCCGCCATCGATGCCTACGTGAAACCCATGCTTGACAGCCTGCGTGCCAAGGGCATCACCGTGAAATACGACAACGACGATATACGCAAGCCGGGCTGGAAATTCGCCGAGTACGAGTTCAAGGGCTATCCAGTGCGGATCGCTGTTGGGCCACGCGACATGGAGAATGGTACCGTGGAGGTGGCCCGCCGCGACACCATGGAAAAACAAGTGATGCAGGCGGCCGACATCGCTGAAAAAGTGGAACACTTGCTGCAGGCCATCCAGGATAATCTCTATCGCAAGGCACTCACCATGCGCGAAGAGAACATGCACGTGGTGGACAGCTACGAAGAATTCAAGGACCGCATCGGGCAGGGCGGCTTCTTCCTGGCGCATTGGGACGGCACCCCCGGAACGGAAGAAAAGGTGAAGAACGAGACCAAGGCCACTATCCGCTGCATCCCCCTCACCGGGGACAAAAAGCCGGGGAAGTGCATGGTCACCGGAAATCCGAGCGCACAACGGGTCATATTCGCAAAGGCGTATTGATGGCGGAAGAAGCGAAAAAGAAGGGGAAGGACCCGAAAACGCTGATCATCGAGGTCATGGCCGGGAAATCCGGCATGAAGCAGGATGTCTATGGGAAGACCATGGAGGCCTTCACCCAACTGAAGGAGGTACTGCAGGAGCTGGCGGGCGAGCTGGGGGAGGCTGTCACGAAGAAAGATCCCCGGTTAGTTGTGGAATACACCGACCAAGGCGCGCTTTCAGCCCGGCTGAAAGCGGCGGGGGACACGGTGATCTTCACCATGCACAGCAACGTGTTCCTGCTGGACCAAAGCAACAGCCTGTGGAAGACGAGCTACCTCACCGACGACAACACGCGCGGTTACTTCGGCGTGATCA
Coding sequences:
- a CDS encoding Nif3-like dinuclear metal center hexameric protein, translating into MRIKEIIRALEQWAPPVLQEEYDNCGLQTGDPEAEVGEALLTLDCTEEVVAEAVRNKCGLIIAHHPVIFKGIKSLTGRNDVERTLLAAIRANVAIYAIHTNLDNVIDGVNGEIADRLGLKPLHVLDPKPGQLCKLAVFVPREHADTVRDAMFAVGAGHVGAYDECSFNVEGTGTFRAGESARPFVGTKGERHGEAEVRVEVLCPATREQAVVEALRAAHPYEEVAYDLYPLANLHQGIGSGLLGEWDEPLEEVAFLEKLKAVCGPPAIRHTTLTGKPVKRVALCGGSGAFLIGKAMAAGADAYVTGDVKYHEFFLPEGRMLLADIGHFESEQFTPHLIQSRLAGILPTFATRLSKTGTNPIHFF
- the lpxK gene encoding tetraacyldisaccharide 4'-kinase, with the translated sequence MSALRLLLLPFSWLYALVLHARHGLFDSGTCRSTIPEIPTIVIGNIALGGTGKTPHVELVLRTLLDQHKDAPSMPLATLSRGYGRTGTGFAEVERMDDARAVGDEPLMLKRKFSGVHVFVGADRVASVKEIVQRVPDVRAVVLDDALQHRALKAGLNIVLTTWQRPWSKDHLLPAGNLRDLPHRARQADAVIVTKCPTLPTPDEQFRWRKELGLRDEQQLFFSGLEHEDPRSLIDSTMTVPTGPSAAALLVTGIADATPLETHVRSLFGTVRHMAFGDHHAFTAGDEAKVARVFSSFATGQKTLITTEKDSARLGTALISGPLEDLPIAVIGIRAVILNQPHAFEALIRSHVATHPTHR
- the gatB gene encoding Asp-tRNA(Asn)/Glu-tRNA(Gln) amidotransferase subunit GatB — translated: MKPENKEAVINAPHWSEKWELVVGLEVHAQLLTKSKAYSSDPNAYGDRPNTLVGPVTLGLPGTLPVPNAAVIDHAIKLGLACGCTIAPRMHYARKNYFYPDLPKGYQITQDTTPICTGGTITITMSDGSEKAIELTRIHMEEDAGKSIHDVDPFNTLIDLNRAGVPLVEIVSEPVMRSSQEAYDYLVEVRRLVRYLDICDGNMEEGSLRCDANISLRPKGSKEFGTRTEVKNMNSFKNVQRAIEFEAQRQSEVLDAGGTISMETRNFDAAKGITTSLRSKEMAHDYRYFPEPDIQPLTVSEAKKEAVRKTMPPLPRELRAKYTKEFGLSSYDAEILTDDKGTALYYEDVTAHLASNASAKPYKQAANWVMGDVRSWVNEKGLSITELPISAERLAGLVSLVEGGKISHSLASQKLFPLMLEKPGTAEELAQANGLLTNAGADVIEEAVRGAMARFPDKVEAFRAGNKGLLGLFMGEVMKATKGKADPRTANETVKRMLEQE
- a CDS encoding purine-nucleoside phosphorylase; the encoded protein is MLQRIQRIADHLKKATAGFTPETGIILGTGLSGLGKEIDVKHSIAYSDIPEFPVSTVQGHPGKLLFGLLGGKPVVAMQGRFHYYEGWTMPEVILPVRVMKLLGIKRLFVSNACGGVNAGFETGDLMILNDHICLFPNPLIGANIDEFGPRFPDMSEPYDHAMIARAQGIAKANNILVRTGTYVGLTGPTLETPAEYRYVRIIGGDAVGMSTVPEVIAARQMGLPCFAMSVITDMGVEGRIEKTTHEMVQRVAEKAEPSLTLIMREMVAGS
- a CDS encoding proline--tRNA ligase, translating into MSDQLTKRETDYAQWYNDLVLKADLAEHSDVRGCMVIKPHGYAIWEKMQGALDAMFKATGHVNAYFPLFIPKSYLAKEASHVEGFAKECAVVTHYRLKSDPVHGIIVDPEAKLEEELIVRPTSETIIWNTYRGWIKSYRDLPLLINQWANVVRWELRTRLFLRTAEFLWQEGHTAHATQQEAEEEARRMLDVYATFAEEWLAMPVIKGVKTPSERFAGAIDTYCIEALMQDGKALQAGTSHFLGQNFAKAFDVLFTNKDNKQEYVWASSWGVSTRLMGALIMTHSDDHGLVLPPKLAPVQVAIVPIAKNGEQLAAIDAYVKPMLDSLRAKGITVKYDNDDIRKPGWKFAEYEFKGYPVRIAVGPRDMENGTVEVARRDTMEKQVMQAADIAEKVEHLLQAIQDNLYRKALTMREENMHVVDSYEEFKDRIGQGGFFLAHWDGTPGTEEKVKNETKATIRCIPLTGDKKPGKCMVTGNPSAQRVIFAKAY